DNA from Vitis vinifera cultivar Pinot Noir 40024 chromosome 19, ASM3070453v1:
TGCTCCCCAAGTAGTATCGGATGTCTATCGAAACAGATATGCAAGACCAACTAAGACGTAAAGTCAATACCAAAGAAGTTATACATGCCGATGTCTGGACTGACATTAGACCTCCCAGTACTCTGCACCAAGTGTTGTCCTTTTAAAACAACAAGAAGCTTCAGTTGTTACTTGTTTTCAGTATCAATTTCTTCCTCTGCGATCAGAAATTCTGACAATGCAGATTTCCCTTTTCTCAGTTCCACCAATTCCCTCACATCATGCACGTCCCTTTCCTCAAATTCTTCAAGAATCAACACCCTAGAATTTTCCTCTTGATATTGGAATGTCCGACAAGCCAAACCTCCACTATCACTTGTCCCGGTAAAATCATTCCAACTACCTCCAAGTTTCCTCCACTATCAGTTTGCAAACCGATAGACGAGTGAACAATTCATGCTATTCATTATTCTTACATTTACCTATGCAACATCAGAATGTTCTAATACAAAATGTCGGGGTCCAAGATAGCATGTTCAAAGTAGTAAATAGAAATCGAAACTCCACATTCGCTATTATCATTATCAAAATTAGCTGTCAGATTCTTGAAAAGAGTGGAACTCGCATGTGTGGGTCATGAATTCAACTCGACAGGCAGTGTAGCATAGCGAGGATCTCCCCGGGCCCTTGTGCAAGAGAATAGATCTTGTAAAGTACAAGCAGTGCCTCAAGGGGCTAGCACTAGATATCAAAGATCagtacaaaattttcatttcttctctctttcttttccaGCGAGAGGCCTCTCCTTGTTTGATTGATAGCAGATTTCAAACTTTAGTTTCATGCCATATGGTTCCTGATTTTGGCAGGCTTGCTATTTCCCTTGTATTAAGTTCTCATCGCATTACAGGTCAATTACTCTACTAGAAGAGACTTGGATTCTTGTACGCATTCTAGACATCTCCCCAATTCCCCTTATATTGCTATGTCTTCAAATCAATATTCTTACCAATTAGATGATGAATGGACTCGTTTAAGTTGCTTTATTACATAGGACTACCGCATTATGATATGCACTTACTATTAATGAGCTAATTCTACAGAGACAATGCTAATGCATTGTAATATGTTTATGCCATCTTGTTTTTTACCACCTTGCTAACTAACATGTAGTAATCGGACGAAAAAAACAgttgtatttaatttatttcgGTCACTTTTTATCACTTGCATTTCTCACTTGTCATGTAACTATGATTATGCTTATAAACAATAAGCCTTACAGTTCTAAGCCTTTTGCTTATGGACATTTAAGTCTTATAACTCGGTTTCGATTTTCTATAGGTATCATATTATTATGCTTTAATTAATTGCTCTTAATCCAACTTCTTGCATATGAAAAATTAAGTAGGGTTCTTGTAGAAAATATGGAAGCTGGGGTTGTTTGATAAAGATGCTTTATACTTGATATTACACATGGACATTACAGTGCTTCAGGGTTTGCTTTTAGGCAGATGTTGTGAACAAGCATgttgattttatgaaaaatacgaGCACTACCTTGAAATTGACCATGTAGTTGTTTTAAAATTGCTAACCATGTGACCATATATTTTGGCCTTATGGATTTTGTAATCCATTAATTAGTAATTTTAACATATAGGTATATGTATACACAATGATGCAGGAAATCGCATAAGATGATTTTTGAAACAAGTATCAATGTAAGGTATAAAGAATACAATGACACTTATCACAAGTGTCAAGGTTGGCAAAACTTAAACATGATGATGTTCTTTGAAGAATCATTGTTATATAGATTGGAGCATAGGATTGTGGTTAAAGCGATTCTCATCGTTACTAGTGCAGTCGACGACAACCCTTCAACTAAACAAAACGCTGGATGAGAGCCAAGGTACGTAACTCAAAGATGGTGCTTAAAGAAAGTGTCAAAGTCAATGTTGAGAGAAGATGACACTTAGTGGATGTGTTAACGTATCCCAATTACACATAGGGAAGTGGAAGTAGAAGTGTCATTGTATGTTCGCATGAAGCAACTACCCCTATTTAAAGTTAGAGGACAGAATATACAGTGAAGGCAGTAGTAGGCATATATGAATTGAAGTATAACAATCCATGATGATTACAGAGCTTAAAATTTTGCAATATATTTTCTGACTCATTGAAGAGGAAATGAGTTCTCCAAAAGAAAAGGTAGGTTACTCAACATTTAAAACTTACTAGCCATTTGGTATGCAGTTCCTATAACCGGGGTAGGGGGCGAGAGCCAGGGGGAGGAACTTCCCATTCGGTGACAATGTGATCACGAGTGATTTCTTTGAGAGAACGGCATCCGCTTAAAGCCATGGTCAGCTCAAACTCCTCACGCAACATCTGGAGTACTTTTCTAACACCAGCCTCTCCTTCTGCGGCCAATGAAAACACCACAGGCCGCCCAATCTGAGAAATTAACAAGTTAACCATCATCATATCAGATTAAGATTTTTCTGCAGCACCTAAAGACTTGCAGAATTTGGAAGATGAGAATCAACAAATATGAACTGACCGTCTACTTTAAATGACAGATATTTGGGTTAAATGAGTTATTCATCTGGATAGTACAACACTGACTTTCCCTAGGTTTCAGCATTGTTGTTTTGTCATCAGTAAGAATAACTTGGACAAGCTCTTTTGTTGATTATTTGATCAGAAGAGATAGAGaaataatatcataatttaGGTGACTTGAGGTTACATAAATTATTCAATGATCTAATTAGCTAGGCATGGAATATGATACTGCATGTGTTCTTACAAATATTCCAGAGGCTCCCAGTGCCAAGGCTTTAAAGACATCTGTTCCACGCCGGACACCACCATCCAAAAACACAGGCACACGACCTTGTGCAGCTTTGACAACCTGAGGTTTGAAAAAAAGGGCAAGTTCAAATATATTTGAGGTGAATAATACAGATATAATTAAGCAAATCAGTCATGAGCAAGCAGAGGTACCTCTTCCAGAGCCATGATAGTGGCAGGGACATAATCAAGTTGGCGAGCTCCATGATTGGATACAATAATCCCTGCTGCACCAGCTTGTATAGCTAACCTGGCTGCATaatcaaacatatataatacTAATGTTTTTAAACATCCATATATAGAATCAGAATGGTGGTGATGGAAAATAGCCAGGGCAATCTTTCTTACTATCCTCAGCTGTGAGCACACCCTTTACAAGAATTGGCAAGTTGGTGATTGTCTGAAGCCACTTCACATCCTGTCCAAGGGCCGAGTGAAACTATTTACAAATTGATGAAATCTTGGGACGAAACCAAACACTTTTCAACCAATTTTTCCTCGAATCTCCAATTAGCAGACACTAAAAACTATATTGTGATGACCTTGAAATTTCAATCCTTCCCCTTAACAATAAAATCCCTCCTGACTTACCTTCCAGCTCAGGGTTCGATCAATTTGACCAGCAACATATGAAGCAAGTCCAGAGTCATCAGCCTGCAAGACTCCATGGAATGAGTCATGACCAAAATGATATCTGAAATGAGGCTTCTCATTAATCCACATCGACCAACAAGATTGTTAAATTTCACCACTTACTTTATCCATCTTCCCAAGGTCCAAGCCTTCAAAGTTCTTCAGAGTCAGGAATGGGGGTAAAGTGAATCTGCCATATAAACACTTGGACCAATTGTTGACTATAAACCAAATGCAGcacaataaattttaaattcttttagaGTCATGAGACAGTCCAACTCAATCTTCAAAATCAGTGACGTTTCTAATAATGATGTTTGAGTCAAAGTGCACACCTGTTCTTGATGTCAGCCTCTCTGCGCCCCAGCCTAGGGGTATCAACAGTAAGGGCAATAGCCTTGAAGCCTGCCCTTTCAGCTCTTCTAACAAGCTGAGCAACTACATGCCTGTCCTTATATACCTGAACATTTTGAGTAGTAAAATCATCCATCACTTAAAGAACACAAAGGGCAATTTTGCACCTATAGATTGATATCAATGAAAACATTAACCAACTGAAAGACATGAAAGATGTCAAGCATACATAGAGCTGAAAAAAGCGGATTCCAGGTCCTGTTGAAGCAACCTCTTCCACGCTTGAAGTAGCCCATGAAGATAAGGTCTGAAACCAACAAAGTAGTCATGAATAGATGAAATGAAGCACAAATCCTAGTTGGGATTATAACATCTATAAAACAGTAACTCCAATAAATTCATTTCATGGCTTCAGAAGTTGAACACAAAGTAGCTTGCCTTGAAAATTGTCTTCATGACATGTTCATAGACAAAATTCTTTAGGCTTCACAGATTATTGTTAAGCACTATGCTAATTAATTTGCATCATAACATTATGCTACTAGTTAGGTATTgcaaaggcaaaaaaaaaaatggataaatatcaaaaaaccCCAAGGTTTGTTTCAGAAACTTCCCTCaggttttcaaaaattactgAAACATgaccaaattaataaattattctgTATTCTGGTGTTCAATTTACCCTGTTTCTTATCTTACTATTAAAAGTAGCATAGCTTCTAAAATCCATGGTTTTTAGAACTTGTGAGATACACTAATGATCCAAACTATCCAATTTCAAATGGGGCATAGAAAAGATAGAAGCCAAACCATAATTGTTCCAGCAGCTGATGCGGCTCTTGCCGTTGCATACTCTCCTACATGAGAATTAACCAAGTTATCAGATTGAAAACCTTGTTCCCATTTCAATGGCCATAATAGGGTCCAAAAGTAAGTCAGTTGGCAGAACAGATCCAGCTAGATATCTACCTGACTACTTCAAACTCAAGCACATTCCATTAATTACAAATCAACTTTATGGCATATAAAAAGCTCCATTGGTCATAAAAATTTTCTTCCATCTGCTAATAAGAAACTAAATGGAGTGTAACGGCACTTAGAAAAGAACTGGTCGTGCAATTTAAGTATGCAGCAAAAGTTTATTTGGACTAAGATGTTATGTATGCCTTTTATGTAAACAGTAAAAGATAAACTGATGAAATGATACCGAAGTTCCGAACATGTTTGCAGCAGAAACCAAATTTTCAGAAAAGGGAGGGAACCTTCATCTAGAATGAACTCTAATAACTATTTAAAGAATCCTTAAATTATAAACTTGTCTAAGAGTGGATTTGTGGTTCTACACTTGGGTAACACCTACTCAGAAGGCCaataactacaaaaaaaaattcgatTTTAGGTTACTATAAAAGGC
Protein-coding regions in this window:
- the LOC100244701 gene encoding glycolate oxidase 1, with amino-acid sequence MEITNVTEYEAIAKQKLPKMVFDYYASGAEDQWTLYQNRHAFSQILFRPRILIDVSKIDMTTTVLGFKISMPIMIAPTAMQKMAHPEGEYATARAASAAGTIMTLSSWATSSVEEVASTGPGIRFFQLYVYKDRHVVAQLVRRAERAGFKAIALTVDTPRLGRREADIKNRFTLPPFLTLKNFEGLDLGKMDKADDSGLASYVAGQIDRTLSWKDVKWLQTITNLPILVKGVLTAEDTRLAIQAGAAGIIVSNHGARQLDYVPATIMALEEVVKAAQGRVPVFLDGGVRRGTDVFKALALGASGIFIGRPVVFSLAAEGEAGVRKVLQMLREEFELTMALSGCRSLKEITRDHIVTEWEVPPPGSRPLPRL